The Melanotaenia boesemani isolate fMelBoe1 chromosome 3, fMelBoe1.pri, whole genome shotgun sequence genome contains the following window.
GGTTGATCCTGGTTTTaatggttgatgctggttttaatgggatgatgctggttttaacgggttgatgctggttttatagGGTTGATGCTGCTTTTTATGGGTTGATGCTTGTGTAaacgggttgatgctggttttaatggcttgatgctggttttaacggaATCATGCCGATTTTAACAGGTTGATACTGGTTTTAACGTactgatgctggttttaatgggttgatgctggtttaaccaggttgatgctggttttaacgggttgatgctggttttaatgggttgatgTCCGCTTTAATGGGTTGATGTTGGTTTTAACGGAtggatgctggttttaatggctgatgctggttttaatggtttGATGCTAATTTTAATGGGTTGATGTTGGTTTTAACGgattgatgctggttttaacgggttgatgctggttttaatgggttgatgctggttttaatggttgatgctggttttaatgggttgatgatggttttaatgggttgatgTTGGTTTTAACAGAtggatgctggttttaatggttgatgctggttttaatggttCGATGCTAATTTTAACGGGTTGATGTTGGTTTTAACTgattgatgctggttttaacgggttgatgctggttttaatgggttgatgctggttttaatggttgatgctggttttaatggttgatgctggttttaatgggttgatgatggttttaatgggttgatgctggttttaagaggttgatgctggttttaatggttgatgctggttttaatggcttgatgatggttttaatgggttgatgctggttttaaggggttgatgctggttttaatggttgatgctggttttaatgggttgatgatggttttaatgggttgatgctggttttaatgggttgatgctggttttaatggttgatgctggttttaatggttgatgctggttttaatgggttgatgctggttttaatgggttgatgctggttttaatggttgatgctggttttaatggttgatgctggttttaatgggttgatgatggttttaatgggttgatgctggttttaatgggttgatgATGGTTTCaatgggttgatgctggttttaatgggttgatgctggttttaatgggttgatgctggttttaatgggttgatgatggttttaatgggttgatgctggttttaatgggttgatgctggttttaatgggttgatgctggttttaatggttgatgctggttttaatggttgatgctggttttaatgggttgatgctggttttaacgggttgatgctggttttaatggttgatgctggttttaatggttgatgctggttttaatgggttgatgatggttttaatgggttgatgctggttttaaggggttgatgctggttttaatgggttgatgctggttttaacgggttgatgctggttttaatgggttgatgctggttttaatggttgatgctggttttaatggttgatgctggttttaatggttgatgctggttttaatgggttgatgatggttttaatgggttgatgctggttttaaggGGTTGATGAtggttttaatgggttgatgctggttttaaccaGTTAGGAGCTGAGATTGGGactaaaacagaaacagtttcATGACCATAACATGCAAGCATGAGCAGCGATCACTGTTATTTAATTCTGAGGGAGGAACATAAATCTGGATTCATACTCGCCTCTGCTTCAGGTCCGCATGGGCTCAGATCACACCTCTCCAGACCTGAAGTGCACCCCTGCTTTCAGTGCAGTGAGGTGGAAGTACTCACTTGTGATTGATTGGTTTGTGATTacatgtttctggatttctggagcttcttgctgaatttatTTGGTTACCACacaagagaaactgcaacacaacacggTAACCATACAGCCAAATGGAAGAGCACATTTCACCCGCATCAGCTTCGCCGACCTCTCCGTACGCAGACACCTCGCAAGCATAAATTCAGCTTAAGGCGAAGGGACACCTGGTCAGTTAAACCTCTTTTAGCTTGCCCTGAGGGTCTTAAAACCAAAAAGGCCTTACATTTTTTAGACTTCTGAAAACTGAAGAAGGGTAGAACATAGGTAATGGTGTTTGGACCCAGTGCCTCAGGTGAGACCCCTCCTGCAGAGCCGGGTCCTCTTGTCAAGAACTAAACCCACAGCTGTAAATCTTGGTTTTAGACCGAAAAAAGCACCCTCTCTCAAGGAGCAGTAACAGCATCTCGCCTGTAGATGGCGAATATTTGTTATTACCGTTAAGAACTTCCCAAAAGCCAGAATATGCACCCCCTTTGGAGATTTGAACCTCCAAATCACCTACAGCCTTTAAATTCACCATAATTATTAATATGCCATAATATGCACCCTCCAGTAAATCTGTCCCTGCTTATTATTTCTTTGTGACCATATACAGACCATTTAAGCATCACAGTTTGACTATTTTTCtctgtgtaatatatatattttctttgtatCAGCAGGTTAGTTCAGGCTTTTGATAAGTACTTAATGGTAATAAAGAAAACTCGCCTTCTACAGGCGAGATGCTGTTACTGCGCTCCCTGAGAGGGGGTGCTTTTCACTGCACGACACCCGGCAGTCAAGATAAGTTAATCACAGCTGGATTACTGGACTTCCCTCCATACTGAAGTAAGCCAGTCCTTACTGGCAGgtctggtcctggttcagaactctgctgcatGACTTTTTACAGGAACCTGAAAAAGAGAGCGCATCATCCCCCTGTCCCGGCTTCACTGCACTCTCTCCactttatttatctgattttctCCACCAATATACTCCCACTCAGTCcctgaggtcagctgaccagctgcTCCTGGTCATCTCCAGTTCTAACCACAAGCCCAGAGGGGACGGGGCTTTCTCCCTCCCCATTCACCAGGGTCCCTCACGATCCATTTATAAAACCCGTCACATTGGCCTTCAACCCAGCGTGAGACCTGATCCATgtggtttttaatttatttttatctagtTTTTGTTGTccggatttttttttactgcttttattatattaaattaatttagattagttttatgttattttttgcatttttgtgcttttatctTAATAATCTTagatgttcagcactttgttcagctgtggctgctgttaaaatgctttataaataaattgatgatgatgatgaggatgaagatgatttaGCTCTGTTTGTGCTTACTGGCCTTATGCCAGCAACACAGTATGATTCAACACATTAAggtaaaaacacaagaacagctGCTCCCGTCTGATTAAGATCTAAATAcctacaagaaaacaaaacgtaTCAGACTGTGGGACACTTTGGAAAGTAGGAAGACAGGACTAGCAGCAGCAACACGTTTATCTCTAGTCAGCTTCACTGATGCTTGTATCCTAGTAACCTGAGCAACACAACCAAAATATCAACAACATGTGACCCCTGCTGGTTTGGAGAAGGCTTTTGTTTCAGTATGGCAGATCTACATGCTAATACTTTAACATCTgagtcacatgcacacacgctTCCTCCCCGCACGACTGTGTGAAGACAGTAGAAAACATGAGCGGTAGGAGGTGTCTTGTTGCCATGTCAACACAAAGCATACTCTCTGTAGACCAGCCTGTGGTTACCTTGGAGACCAACTTAAGTCTGTTGCAGAGATCAGACAAAAAgattagttttcttttcagaagATGCTGTGTGATGATTTCATTGTTGATCCCtcatgatgaaataaaaacaagaggaACCGAGACAAGAGCTGTATTTTCAAATAAGTTTGTCTTTGAATAacagaaaagagcaaaaaaagaaagaatgtgaTTAACTCGAAGCTGCAGTAAAACACAACCACAATTCCAAAAACATTGGGACTCTGtgtaaaccaaataaaaacagaactctCATCAACCAtcttttatccccagtagaagatcacCAACATACCAGGTGATGGAACTGAGGCGTTTCACcttgtgatgaaaatatgagctgatagtgaatctgatgcagcaacacgtctggaaaaaagTTGGatcaggagcaacaaaaggctggaaaagtaactggtacaaaccagaaacacctggaggagcattggacaactaaccaggttacctgggaTTTCAAAAatatgttcctcagactttgaagatccaaaGTCAGAGCAGAATAtcatatcatcagaagattcagagaatcagaaggaatctctgtgtgcatgggaccaggctggatgctggtgatcttctgcattaaaagcagacatgattctctactggaaaccactgcatggactcaggaagacttccagaaaccactgtctgtgaacacagtttaccctgaaacccacaaatgcaggttaaagctccatcatgcagagaagaagccagatgtgaacaggatccagaaccagcttcttccgtctctcaggaccaaagctcatttaaaacggtctgaggcaaagtggaaacctggatgaagatgtgaactagtttgtggaaagcatggacggcgtgtcctgcagactaaagaggagagggagcatccagcttgttatcagtggacaggtgaaaagctgcatctctgatgggatggggctgcattagtgcctatggcgtgggcagcttccacatctgtgaagctccatcaatgctggaaagtacatggaggttttagagcaacatcagAAACTAAACGAACTGTTAAAATTAGATACTGATCTGGAGATAAAGGAATTAAAATTTAGCAGGCATGGCTGCTTTCAGCTtccatataaaatgtaaatcaaaGCAGAGACAGTAAAACCCCttcaaaaaaacaactaaagcaACAGAACAAAGCCAGCACCACCAGCATGTGCAGCGTGAACTGCTGAACCCCTGCAACAGCATCATGGGGGCTGTGGATGGAGGAGGGATACTCGCTTCAACTCATGTTTGTTCTGTGGCTGAGAGGAGAGAGCAGCACGTGTGCAGCCAAGCATCTACATTAGCTTTGTCTGTGTGGGTGTATGAGATactgtgaggaggaggaagtaggtggggagtgaGTACATGCAGGAGCCAGAAGTCAGGTACTGCCTCAAACTGCTGATAGGAATATCCGTCACTGTGCTAGTGAAGGTGAGCTCACTGTCCTCGCAGCAGCTTCCACCTCTCCGTGAAACATCAGCCTCCATCTGGGCTCAGGGCCTCGCTGCTCATCTCTTTGTGTAATCTGTTTTCAACTTGTCCTCCGGAAGTCTTTGTTTGACAGCCACCCAGCCCCGCTCCTTCCTTCCACTCCCCCTCTTCTGCCTCACCACTTTCAGCCTGTATGTTCTCTCTCATTTGCATTTCTTCTGCTTCCTCGGTACGAGAAATAGTCCAATTCAAAGAGCTGAGAGGGGATGAGATTGGAGAGGAGAACACGGCGTGGCTGGCAGAGCTGCCAGAAGGAAGCAGGAACGCTGGGGATGAGGCTGCTCCGGCTTTTCGTCCTGGATAACTGTCACTGATCAGAGAAACGGTGAGTGACTTCTGTTGATGTTCAGTTAGATGCAGAGTGTTTGGGTCTCTTGCAGCCTTCTTGCCTAGACTTTTAGATGACAACAGTTTGTAATACTATgctcccattaaaaaaaaaactttaagaatcttcctttttattaacattttaattctgGCCATGTTAACTACCGTCTGTTTCTGACAGAAGTAAGAGCTGTTGTTCAGTGCAGTGTGACTTCTTACTGCATCCCACCCAGCACACATATTTCTAAAATGACAAAGTACTGGTGTGACTGACCCTGCACTGAGCTGCAGCATGGGTAGCAGTGTGGATTATTTGCATAGTTTTAAGGAAGTGAAAGCACATTTTAACCAGAGGGCTCATTTCAACGCAGCCAATGATGTCATAAAAGCAAGCTACAGTTCATACACACAGAGCTGGCTGTACGCTGAGAACTCACCCATATGCAGTCAGAAAACTTTGCTCAGTTCACCACAAACAGTCTCAGACGTGGGTGTGCTCATGCTGGAAGCATCTGCACCTCCGTGGTATTTAAGCCAAATCAGCCCGTGCATGCAGCGGCATcacaacagaaagagaaaagcacATTTCCATGATACGtcctttttcattgtttcctgtATGTGGCTTCACTCCGATGAGATTCCTGCACATACGTGACAGCTTGCGACAGAAAAAGCCACCACATGCCACTGGGAGTTTGGCGGGTTTGCCATTTAATTGGTGCAAACTGGCGACAGAAGCAACAGCTAAAGTCAGCAGATCTGAATAAAAGCCTTAGATGTTCTCTCGTCCCTGATTCTgtctgctgcatgttttcacTTCTCTGCTTGATCTCACTTTTCTGCTGCCTGCATGGGGTACATAGCTGAACAGCTCCTGCACCACCTGTTCTTAAACAGCTGGGATTGTGATGCCTCCACTTTCAGCTAAGACATTATTACAATGTTACCCCCCCCAGATCCAACGAAGGGTAAAAGTCTAATACAAACTGTTCTTATTTCACAGATAATTAGAGACCTGGCACTGGCACATCACGACCACAGCagcgttgccatggagactggCAAGCCAGGATTGGCGAGTGTTCCAATGCACATCCGCTCCATTGCAGCGCCGGTAGAGAAAAGGATGGATGTCCAGGCCCCTCTGACGGCTGTTTACATCCACACAGTGCCTTACCCTCAGCCTCCTGCAGCTGCCCGGGAGCCATCCACGCTCCATCTGGCCACGCCGCCACTCTACTCCAAGGAGACACTTCCTTTTCTGACTCTGCATCTTGCTGGGGGGCTGCAGTCTCTGCCAGGGTTGAGTCTGGCAGCTGGCACTCCTTCAGCCAAACCCAAGTCTGCCGGAAAACATGTGTGTCCTCACTGTGGACGAGACTGTATGAAACCCAGTGTGCTGGAGAAGCATCTCCGCTGCCACACCGGGGAGCGGCCTTACCCCTGCACCACTTGTGGAGTTTCTTTCAAGACTCAGAGCAACCTCTACAAACATAGACGCACTCAGGCTCATGCCCGGCTCTCATCTGAGTCTGAGCAGAGCAGCTTGGACAGCATATCCAGCTCAAGAGAGACCCGTACGTCCAGTTTGTCCTTAGATGAGCGCAGTGAGGAGCCAGGCAGCGTGGAGAGCAGCAACCTTCCTGCTGCTGAGAGCTCCACTCTAAGCAGTACTACAGAGATGCAACAATCTCTCTGTAAACAGAAAGAGGGGAGCCTCGCTGTTCACAATACAGAAACAAACGGGAGCGAAGAGGTGGGAAAAGAAGAGGATAAGCAGGAGATGGAAAATACTAAACCACCTTTGCCAGTTAGTCGACATCTTCCCCTCAAGAGGCAAGAAGCCATGCTGTTCTCCAAACAGTGGGAGTGCTCTGTATCTCGAGGTAAATCGCAGAGTCACAGCAGCACAGACTCTGGTTTCAGTGAGATAGGCGATCACTACCCAAGCCCCGGCAGTGTTCTACCCGACCACAGCATGGATTCCCTGGTTGAATCAAACAAGGAGCATCTGGAGGAATCCACCAGGACACACACCCCTTCAGGAGAAAGTAGACATGAGACCAAAGATACAGCAAGAGAGCAGGAGCAAAAGATACTGGAGGAGCGCATTTCTAAGCTGATTTCAGAGAACACAGCTGTTGTGGAGGACAAACAGCTGGAGAATGTGAGGCCAAGGAAGACAGTCCTGTCAAAGCAGGGGAGCATTGACCTTCCCATGCCATACACCTACAAAGACTCCTTTCACTTTGACATGAAGATCAGTCCCGCTCAGCACATTGGTTTACAGAGACACATCAAGCCGGGACTGCACAGTTCTGTGCCCACTCAGCGCTCCTCCACCATGGAGCATGCCCCCCTAACGCGCAGCAATTCTCTCCCCTTCAGCGTTGCCCTGCTGCAGCCTGAGAGAAGCAGCCCCACCTCCTCTTATCAGAGCGATTATGTAACGCCCGCCCGGAGGAGAAGCTCTGGCCAAATCAACCCAACGTGTTCGAAGCCTGTTAACCAGCACTCGTCCACCCACCACCCACTTGTCCGACAGACCGCCGTAGACTGCAACCACGCAACAGATGGTCTCTTCTCAAACTCATCGGTGGAGGAGGCGTGCACTGGCAGCCTCAGCTGCGATGGAGATGGTGGTGACATCTGCGATGAGCCAAACACCAGAAAGATCCGGAGGAAGAAACCACAGAAGTTTTTTTACAAGTGGTACATGTACAGGGGGGGGACGTTTAAAAGGCTCTACAATGCTGAGACGACGGGTGATAACAGTACTTCCAAAGGTAGGAAATGTTCAACAAACCCAGAGGTTGTTCTACAGAAGCCCGCACTGGTGGATCATAAGGAGACAGGCTCAGCCATCAGCATCACAAACAGCGCTGCAACAGTCGCTCATCAGTCTGCCAGCCTCCCCCTCATCTCTTCTGTGGATTTCAGTCACCTTAACAGCTCCATCAAGGCTCCACTCAGGAGAAATTTGTCATTGTCGGTGTTGCCGTCACCAACCACCGGATCACTGCTCAGCTACAAAACAGAGTGTGTGAGCAGAACAGAGGCTGAGAGGCCAGTTAATGCTGAACAGCAACCACGTGGAGCCCATATTCCCTCTGACAGGAAAAAGCAGAGAACTGATGACAAAATAACTTCGTCTCTGGGGATGCTGACTGACCCAAACACATCGACTCGTCCCCCTCCCTCTGCTACTGCTAATGTCCTTCTGCAGGATGCAAATCTGACTTTTATAAACTTTACAAAAGATCCAAATCACACTGAGCTGCAAGGAGCTGTCTTTCCGTCAAGCATGCTCAATGCAAAAGCACCTTCAGTTAGAATTTCGCCAACCACTTCCGTCCCCACCGCTGCCAAGAGCAGCTTCCTGCCCAAGTACCAGCTCAAGTTACCTAATACACCTGACCCTGACCCCAGAAGTTCACAGACAGCTGTGGGAAAACCGAAGGGAAGTGATGACTACTCTCTCACTGCGCCGCCATCCACAGCCTCTGATCAAACATCACCGTCAGGAGCAACTTGTGTACAGAATTGTGGAAATCTCTTCCCTTGTGACGTCGGCAGGATGAAAACTTTCTCTTCCACACAAGAACAGCTTGCCTTAACGTGCGCAGTCACAGCTCTTAGTAAGGCTGCAGCATCACAACTCAGTCAAAGTTTAGCATCTAGTGTCACTGTGGTGCACAGGCAACTTGCAACATCCACCCAAACCACAAGTTGCCTACGAGATTCTCATGCCGGATTATGCAACGCTTTGATGCAGCCTTTACGATCTGCAGCAGGCTCGGTGCCTCCCCGGCTACCCACACCTGCACCTGCAGATGCAAACTTATCTGTAACCACAGTAAACAATCTGACATCTGCAGCTACAGTTTCAGCTTTTTCACAATCCCAACCTTACCTTAGTCCTAACACCCCCCTGTCACAGGCGTCAAACCCTGGAAACAGTGCGCACGTCAGCTCAAACACCCCAACTGTACCGCTTAACCATGTGCAGCCAGCTCAGAATATATTTCATGTTCACACAGCAGACCTCCAGATCTGCCTCCAGATCATTTCTGACGAACAGTTGGCCCTCATTGCACCCCAAATTGAACGTACACCTGGTATGAGCCTGTCTCACACACCGGATGTTGAAGCAATGACCCAGGAGGATCCTCAGAATAAAGCTCAAAACTCTCTCACAGTGGAAAAAAGCTATGAAGCCGAGAACCACGAACAGcaaggaaatgaaaagaaaactgaaagaaagtcTTTGCCCACACTTAACTCGGAGGCAATAACACCTCCACTGTCTGGAGGATCTGTGAAAGGAGATCCAGGTCCCCACCTGGCTGAACACAGTACAAGCAATAAGGCTGCAGCTTCAGCTAACTCTAACCTGTCGCTACACCCACACAAATACGCTCCTGTAAGCACCGTCATGCAGCCTCAGAGCTCTGCGGGCGATGTTGTGCCAACTGCTGCTTCACTCAGAGGTCGAACTTCAGACCATGAGCATTACCTCCCTCCCAACAGTTGCACTGAGGAGCAGTTTTCACTGGACAGGAGGGCCGGCCGAAGCCAGCCGGTCTCTGGCCAGCACATGCTTAGCGTGAGTCCTCCTTCCACCAGCACACCAAGTCAGAGCGGCATG
Protein-coding sequences here:
- the znf831 gene encoding zinc finger protein 831 isoform X1, yielding METGKPGLASVPMHIRSIAAPVEKRMDVQAPLTAVYIHTVPYPQPPAAAREPSTLHLATPPLYSKETLPFLTLHLAGGLQSLPGLSLAAGTPSAKPKSAGKHVCPHCGRDCMKPSVLEKHLRCHTGERPYPCTTCGVSFKTQSNLYKHRRTQAHARLSSESEQSSLDSISSSRETRTSSLSLDERSEEPGSVESSNLPAAESSTLSSTTEMQQSLCKQKEGSLAVHNTETNGSEEVGKEEDKQEMENTKPPLPVSRHLPLKRQEAMLFSKQWECSVSRGKSQSHSSTDSGFSEIGDHYPSPGSVLPDHSMDSLVESNKEHLEESTRTHTPSGESRHETKDTAREQEQKILEERISKLISENTAVVEDKQLENVRPRKTVLSKQGSIDLPMPYTYKDSFHFDMKISPAQHIGLQRHIKPGLHSSVPTQRSSTMEHAPLTRSNSLPFSVALLQPERSSPTSSYQSDYVTPARRRSSGQINPTCSKPVNQHSSTHHPLVRQTAVDCNHATDGLFSNSSVEEACTGSLSCDGDGGDICDEPNTRKIRRKKPQKFFYKWYMYRGGTFKRLYNAETTGDNSTSKGRKCSTNPEVVLQKPALVDHKETGSAISITNSAATVAHQSASLPLISSVDFSHLNSSIKAPLRRNLSLSVLPSPTTGSLLSYKTECVSRTEAERPVNAEQQPRGAHIPSDRKKQRTDDKITSSLGMLTDPNTSTRPPPSATANVLLQDANLTFINFTKDPNHTELQGAVFPSSMLNAKAPSVRISPTTSVPTAAKSSFLPKYQLKLPNTPDPDPRSSQTAVGKPKGSDDYSLTAPPSTASDQTSPSGATCVQNCGNLFPCDVGRMKTFSSTQEQLALTCAVTALSKAAASQLSQSLASSVTVVHRQLATSTQTTSCLRDSHAGLCNALMQPLRSAAGSVPPRLPTPAPADANLSVTTVNNLTSAATVSAFSQSQPYLSPNTPLSQASNPGNSAHVSSNTPTVPLNHVQPAQNIFHVHTADLQICLQIISDEQLALIAPQIERTPGMSLSHTPDVEAMTQEDPQNKAQNSLTVEKSYEAENHEQQGNEKKTERKSLPTLNSEAITPPLSGGSVKGDPGPHLAEHSTSNKAAASANSNLSLHPHKYAPVSTVMQPQSSAGDVVPTAASLRGRTSDHEHYLPPNSCTEEQFSLDRRAGRSQPVSGQHMLSVSPPSTSTPSQSGMKGELAGKESQHKLPDHGAWCKNSQLEGGEVLSQADSAAHVQLQAPGQLNSQASVYCCQQQEPILYANQNPSKPASLRCNTVGPSDCSSSCLEVTELQDPQKHSGPFTSLSSNFQVERQKDEPAVCTSVQSPTTGFIEECAAQKELQTQEHAGTALQPQRTDWRPKQSQAEAETHPQAEGQRAGGGGATGEDRNREAKEMQIQLKRSSRSIFLPETTRIKEEEPVDKNCLLPEQHLQDRSRTHSGMSECHPSAPHKTPATFNNSTLPPSSIHASLLNSLPLDIKQFPPFQQSWDNIIHKQQTQEVHETSSTLATAQLHLSESHHVFSRTEPSLQQTHPVSHQQLKQTSISLSVQNTSTGNYSTSVSWSGTLASTSARSNLCRTTAALTADSQDTGSPFKSATYLEDYSSQSSNIPSKYQSVFMGGSLHGFQPADFLTSDVRPVQSCYREDSSSSDDEGKLIIEL
- the znf831 gene encoding zinc finger protein 831 isoform X2, with product METGKPGLASVPMHIRSIAAPVEKRMDVQAPLTAVYIHTVPYPQPPAAAREPSTLHLATPPLYSKETLPFLTLHLAGGLQSLPGLSLAAGTPSAKPKSAGKHVCPHCGRDCMKPSVLEKHLRCHTGERPYPCTTCGVSFKTQSNLYKHRRTQAHARLSSESEQSSLDSISSSRETRTSSLSLDERSEEPGSVESSNLPAAESSTLSSTTEMQQSLCKQKEGSLAVHNTETNGSEEVGKEEDKQEMENTKPPLPVSRHLPLKRQEAMLFSKQWECSVSRGKSQSHSSTDSGFSEIGDHYPSPGSVLPDHSMDSLVESNKEHLEESTRTHTPSGESRHETKDTAREQEQKILEERISKLISENTAVVEDKQLENVRPRKTVLSKQGSIDLPMPYTYKDSFHFDMKISPAQHIGLQRHIKPGLHSSVPTQRSSTMEHAPLTRSNSLPFSVALLQPERSSPTSSYQSDYVTPARRRSSGQINPTCSKPVNQHSSTHHPLVRQTAVDCNHATDGLFSNSSVEEACTGSLSCDGDGGDICDEPNTRKIRRKKPQKFFYKWYMYRGGTFKRLYNAETTGDNSTSKGRKCSTNPEVVLQKPALVDHKETGSAISITNSAATVAHQSASLPLISSVDFSHLNSSIKAPLRRNLSLSVLPSPTTGSLLSYKTECVSRTEAERPVNAEQQPRGAHIPSDRKKQRTDDKITSSLGMLTDPNTSTRPPPSATANVLLQDANLTFINFTKDPNHTELQGAVFPSSMLNAKAPSVRISPTTSVPTAAKSSFLPKYQLKLPNTPDPDPRSSQTAVGKPKGSDDYSLTAPPSTASDQTSPSGATCVQNCGNLFPCDVGRMKTFSSTQEQLALTCAVTALSKAAASQLSQSLASSVTVVHRQLATSTQTTSCLRDSHAGLCNALMQPLRSAAGSVPPRLPTPAPADANLSVTTVNNLTSAATVSAFSQSQPYLSPNTPLSQASNPGNSAHVSSNTPTVPLNHVQPAQNIFHVHTADLQICLQIISDEQLALIAPQIERTPGMSLSHTPDVEAMTQEDPQNKAQNSLTVEKSYEAENHEQQGNEKKTERKSLPTLNSEAITPPLSGGSVKGDPGPHLAEHSTSNKAAASANSNLSLHPHKYAPVSTVMQPQSSAGDVVPTAASLRGRTSDHEHYLPPNSCTEEQFSLDRRAGRSQPVSGQHMLSVSPPSTSTPSQSGMKGELAGKESQHKLPDHGAWCKNSQLEGGEVLSQADSAAHVQLQAPGQLNSQASVYCCQQQEPILYANQNPSKPASLRCNTVGPSDCSSSCLEVTELQDPQKHSGPFTSLSSNFQVERQKDEPAVCTSVQSPTTEECAAQKELQTQEHAGTALQPQRTDWRPKQSQAEAETHPQAEGQRAGGGGATGEDRNREAKEMQIQLKRSSRSIFLPETTRIKEEEPVDKNCLLPEQHLQDRSRTHSGMSECHPSAPHKTPATFNNSTLPPSSIHASLLNSLPLDIKQFPPFQQSWDNIIHKQQTQEVHETSSTLATAQLHLSESHHVFSRTEPSLQQTHPVSHQQLKQTSISLSVQNTSTGNYSTSVSWSGTLASTSARSNLCRTTAALTADSQDTGSPFKSATYLEDYSSQSSNIPSKYQSVFMGGSLHGFQPADFLTSDVRPVQSCYREDSSSSDDEGKLIIEL